The Manihot esculenta cultivar AM560-2 chromosome 1, M.esculenta_v8, whole genome shotgun sequence genome has a window encoding:
- the LOC110624855 gene encoding zinc finger CCCH domain-containing protein 17 isoform X3, with translation MVAEISTIHTQHGGGPVRRNVVCHFWMLGKCNRNPCRFMHRELPHHNVYQRTSKQPNVLADAQSMKRSRYGLGNPEALSGGSEAKTAQKSSNHVIKHWPSKRSNIRNSLASATGDGGSEYKYTQESISSGTNMELDNVKKIRESNKCSNSSDLIAEGDASEASSKKACEHWMSNNCIKGDRCQYLHSLFFGDWFSLLAKLEGHTEGVSGVAFPSGSDKLYSGSSDGTVRVWDCHTGQSSRVLNLGDKIGSLTSEGPWIFVGLPNVVKAWNIETAAEYNLNGPVGQVHAMAVAFDILFAGSQDGVILAWKGSNENPNLFEPATSLKGHTGAVICLTVGKKRLYSGSTDNSIRGVVAVCGIYDTEAKPVLLCSCNDNTVHLYDLPSFKERGRIFSKDEVRTMEMGPNGIFFTGDGAGLLNVWKIAESHLIVPQVA, from the exons ATGGTAGCTGAGATTTCGACCATTCATACACAACATGGAGGAGGACCTGTGCGCAGAAATGTTGTTTGTCACTTCTGGATGCTGGGAAAGTGTAATAGAAATCCTTGTAGATTCATGCACAGAGAATTGCCACATCATAACGTTTACCAGAGAACCTCTAAGCAACCAAATGTTTTAGCGGACGCACAATCTATGAAGCGCTCTAGGTATGGCCTCGGAAATCCAGAGGCTTTGAGTGGTGGATCTGAAGCTAAAACTGCACAGAAGAGCTCCAATCATGTTATTAAGCACTGGCCTAGTAAACGCTCCAATATTCGCAATTCTTTGGCTTCAGCTACTGGAGATGGTGGGTCTGAGTATAAATATACTCAAGAGAGCATCAGTTCAGGCACCAATATGGAGTTGGATAATGTGAAGAAGATAAGAGAATCCAACAAGTGCTCTAATTCATCAGATCTGATTGCTGAAGGTGATGCTTCTGAAGCTAGCTCAAAAAAGGCATGTGAACACTGGATGTCAAACAATTGTATTAAAGGTGATAGGTGCCAGTACTTGCATTCATTGTTCTTTGGAGATTGGTTTTCACTGCTGGCAAAGCTCGAGGGGCACACAGAG GGTGTCTCCGGGGTAGCATTTCCTTCAGGATCTGACAAGCTTTACTCAGGCAGCAGTGATGGGACAGTACGTGTTTGGGATTGCCATACTGGTCAGTCCTCAAGGGTGTTAAATCTTGGTGATAAAATCGGGTCTTTAACCAGTGAAGGCCCATGGATATTTGTAGGTTTGCCAAATGTTGTCAAG GCATGGAACATTGAGACAGCTGCTGAATATAATCTTAATGGACCAGTTGGGCAAGTTCATGCTATGGCTGTTGCTTTTGATATTCTTTTTGCTGGGTCACAG GATGGTGTCATTTTGGCATGGAAAGGGAGTAATGAGAACCCAAATCTTTTTGAACCGGCCACATCTTTGAAAGGCCATACTGGTGCTGTGATATGCTTAACTGTTGGCAAGAAGAGGCTCTACTCTGGCTCCACTGACAATTCGATTAGG GGTGTTGTTGCTGTTTGCGGGATATATGACACAGAAGCCAAACCAGTTTTGCTCTGCTCTTGCAATGACAATACTGTTCACCTATACGATTTACCATC ATTCAAAGAGAGAGGCAGGATATTTTCAAAAGACGAAGTGAGGACAATGGAGATGGGTCCTAATGGTATTTTCTTCACGGGTGATGGAGCAGGATTGCTTAACGTTTGGAAGATAGCTGAATCACATCTAATAGTTCCACAAGTGGCTTAG
- the LOC110624614 gene encoding short-chain dehydrogenase TIC 32, chloroplastic isoform X2 — MPIPTAFLRKTSTADPFASLLVLHLVWVRLLHMLFQRKVISLFLTLEGIKKENKDAQLKVFEVDLSSFQSILKFKSSFEKWLSDSFLHSSIQLLINNAGMLATSHHLTVEGYDQMMATNYVGAFSLTKLLLPLLRNSPVGSRVVNVTSFTHRSVFSMQVDKETVAGMCFWKSNPYPYARIYEHSKLCMLLLSYHLHQQLHMMDKSCWISVNAADPGAVQTNIMREVPSFLSHATFVVLKLLGLLQSPNDGVSSILDAALAPPEISGVYFFGGKGRTLKSSALSHDINLAEKLWTTSCNLFEEMKLTSEHKDG; from the exons GCTACATCTGGTctgggtgaggctgctgcatATGCTCTTTCAAAGGAAGGTTATTTCATTGTTCTTG ACTTTGGAGGGGATAAAAAAAGAGAATAAGGATGCTCAACTCAAAGTTTTTGAAGTTGACTTATCGTCTTTCCAGTCAATCTTAAAGTTCAAAAGCTCATTCGAGAAGTGGCTCTCTGATTCCTTCTTGCATTCCTCCATCCAACTCCTGATAAACAATGCTGGGATGCTGGCAACATCACATCATCTCACTGTTGAAGGCTATGATCA GATGATGGCTACAAATTATGTTGGTGCATTCTCTCTGACCAAACTTCTATTGCCACTTCTCAGAAATAGCCCTGTTGGTTCACGGGTAGTGAATGTTACATCCTTTACACATCGAAGTG TATTTTCTATGCAGGTTGACAAAGAAACTGTTGCTGGGATGTGCTTCTGGAAATCGAATCCATATCCATATGCTCGTATATATGAGCATTCCAAAC TGTGCATGCTGCTGTTGTCATACCATCTTCATCAGCAACTGCACATGATGGATAAATCTTGTTGGATCTCTGTCAA TGCTGCAGATCCTGGAGCAGTGCAAACCAATATCATGCGAGAAGTCCCTTCTTTTCTTTCGCATGCAACATTTGTTGTCTTGAAACTTCTGGGCCTTTTGCAGTCGCCTAATGATGGGGTTAGCTCTATACTTGATGCTGCCCTTGCACCACCA GAAATATCTGGAGTATACTTTTTTGGTGGAAAGGGAAGAACTCTGAAATCTTCTGCACTCTCACATGATATCAACCTTGCGGAGAAACTATGGACCACGTCATGCAATCTCTTTGAAGAGATGAAACTTACTTCTGAGCATAAAGATGGATAA
- the LOC110624855 gene encoding zinc finger CCCH domain-containing protein 48 isoform X1, protein MVAEISTIHTQHGGGPVRRNVVCHFWMLGKCNRNPCRFMHRELPHHNVYQRTSKQPNVLADAQSMKRSRYGLGNPEALSGGSEAKTAQKSSNHVIKHWPSKRSNIRNSLASATGDGGSEYKYTQESISSGTNMELDNVKKIRESNKCSNSSDLIAEGDASEASSKKACEHWMSNNCIKGDRCQYLHSLFFGDWFSLLAKLEGHTEGVSGVAFPSGSDKLYSGSSDGTVRVWDCHTGQSSRVLNLGDKIGSLTSEGPWIFVGLPNVVKAWNIETAAEYNLNGPVGQVHAMAVAFDILFAGSQDGVILAWKGSNENPNLFEPATSLKGHTGAVICLTVGKKRLYSGSTDNSIRVWDLDYLQCIHTLNGHVDAVTSLICWNEYLLSCSLDRTIKVWAATEDDNIEVIYTHDEEHGVVAVCGIYDTEAKPVLLCSCNDNTVHLYDLPSFKERGRIFSKDEVRTMEMGPNGIFFTGDGAGLLNVWKIAESHLIVPQVA, encoded by the exons ATGGTAGCTGAGATTTCGACCATTCATACACAACATGGAGGAGGACCTGTGCGCAGAAATGTTGTTTGTCACTTCTGGATGCTGGGAAAGTGTAATAGAAATCCTTGTAGATTCATGCACAGAGAATTGCCACATCATAACGTTTACCAGAGAACCTCTAAGCAACCAAATGTTTTAGCGGACGCACAATCTATGAAGCGCTCTAGGTATGGCCTCGGAAATCCAGAGGCTTTGAGTGGTGGATCTGAAGCTAAAACTGCACAGAAGAGCTCCAATCATGTTATTAAGCACTGGCCTAGTAAACGCTCCAATATTCGCAATTCTTTGGCTTCAGCTACTGGAGATGGTGGGTCTGAGTATAAATATACTCAAGAGAGCATCAGTTCAGGCACCAATATGGAGTTGGATAATGTGAAGAAGATAAGAGAATCCAACAAGTGCTCTAATTCATCAGATCTGATTGCTGAAGGTGATGCTTCTGAAGCTAGCTCAAAAAAGGCATGTGAACACTGGATGTCAAACAATTGTATTAAAGGTGATAGGTGCCAGTACTTGCATTCATTGTTCTTTGGAGATTGGTTTTCACTGCTGGCAAAGCTCGAGGGGCACACAGAG GGTGTCTCCGGGGTAGCATTTCCTTCAGGATCTGACAAGCTTTACTCAGGCAGCAGTGATGGGACAGTACGTGTTTGGGATTGCCATACTGGTCAGTCCTCAAGGGTGTTAAATCTTGGTGATAAAATCGGGTCTTTAACCAGTGAAGGCCCATGGATATTTGTAGGTTTGCCAAATGTTGTCAAG GCATGGAACATTGAGACAGCTGCTGAATATAATCTTAATGGACCAGTTGGGCAAGTTCATGCTATGGCTGTTGCTTTTGATATTCTTTTTGCTGGGTCACAG GATGGTGTCATTTTGGCATGGAAAGGGAGTAATGAGAACCCAAATCTTTTTGAACCGGCCACATCTTTGAAAGGCCATACTGGTGCTGTGATATGCTTAACTGTTGGCAAGAAGAGGCTCTACTCTGGCTCCACTGACAATTCGATTAGG GTGTGGGACCTCGATTATTTACAATGTATTCATACGCTCAATGGTCATGTTGATGCTGTGACGTCTCTTATTTGCTGGAATGAATATCTACTATCGTGTTCTTTAGACCGGACAATAAAAGTCTGGGCTGCTACTGAAGATGACAATATAGAGGTGATATATACGCATGATGAGGAACAT GGTGTTGTTGCTGTTTGCGGGATATATGACACAGAAGCCAAACCAGTTTTGCTCTGCTCTTGCAATGACAATACTGTTCACCTATACGATTTACCATC ATTCAAAGAGAGAGGCAGGATATTTTCAAAAGACGAAGTGAGGACAATGGAGATGGGTCCTAATGGTATTTTCTTCACGGGTGATGGAGCAGGATTGCTTAACGTTTGGAAGATAGCTGAATCACATCTAATAGTTCCACAAGTGGCTTAG
- the LOC110624855 gene encoding zinc finger CCCH domain-containing protein 48 isoform X2, translating into MVAEISTIHTQHGGGPVRRNVVCHFWMLGKCNRNPCRFMHRELPHHNVYQRTSKQPNVLADAQSMKRSRYGLGNPEALSGGSEAKTAQKSSNHVIKHWPSKRSNIRNSLASATGDGGSEYKYTQESISSGTNMELDNVKKIRESNKCSNSSDLIAEGDASEASSKKACEHWMSNNCIKGDRCQYLHSLFFGDWFSLLAKLEGHTEGVSGVAFPSGSDKLYSGSSDGTVRVWDCHTGQSSRVLNLGDKIGSLTSEGPWIFVGLPNVVKAWNIETAAEYNLNGPVGQVHAMAVAFDILFAGSQDGVILAWKGSNENPNLFEPATSLKGHTGAVICLTVGKKRLYSGSTDNSIRVWDLDYLQCIHTLNGHVDAVTSLICWNEYLLSCSLDRTIKVWAATEDDNIEGVVAVCGIYDTEAKPVLLCSCNDNTVHLYDLPSFKERGRIFSKDEVRTMEMGPNGIFFTGDGAGLLNVWKIAESHLIVPQVA; encoded by the exons ATGGTAGCTGAGATTTCGACCATTCATACACAACATGGAGGAGGACCTGTGCGCAGAAATGTTGTTTGTCACTTCTGGATGCTGGGAAAGTGTAATAGAAATCCTTGTAGATTCATGCACAGAGAATTGCCACATCATAACGTTTACCAGAGAACCTCTAAGCAACCAAATGTTTTAGCGGACGCACAATCTATGAAGCGCTCTAGGTATGGCCTCGGAAATCCAGAGGCTTTGAGTGGTGGATCTGAAGCTAAAACTGCACAGAAGAGCTCCAATCATGTTATTAAGCACTGGCCTAGTAAACGCTCCAATATTCGCAATTCTTTGGCTTCAGCTACTGGAGATGGTGGGTCTGAGTATAAATATACTCAAGAGAGCATCAGTTCAGGCACCAATATGGAGTTGGATAATGTGAAGAAGATAAGAGAATCCAACAAGTGCTCTAATTCATCAGATCTGATTGCTGAAGGTGATGCTTCTGAAGCTAGCTCAAAAAAGGCATGTGAACACTGGATGTCAAACAATTGTATTAAAGGTGATAGGTGCCAGTACTTGCATTCATTGTTCTTTGGAGATTGGTTTTCACTGCTGGCAAAGCTCGAGGGGCACACAGAG GGTGTCTCCGGGGTAGCATTTCCTTCAGGATCTGACAAGCTTTACTCAGGCAGCAGTGATGGGACAGTACGTGTTTGGGATTGCCATACTGGTCAGTCCTCAAGGGTGTTAAATCTTGGTGATAAAATCGGGTCTTTAACCAGTGAAGGCCCATGGATATTTGTAGGTTTGCCAAATGTTGTCAAG GCATGGAACATTGAGACAGCTGCTGAATATAATCTTAATGGACCAGTTGGGCAAGTTCATGCTATGGCTGTTGCTTTTGATATTCTTTTTGCTGGGTCACAG GATGGTGTCATTTTGGCATGGAAAGGGAGTAATGAGAACCCAAATCTTTTTGAACCGGCCACATCTTTGAAAGGCCATACTGGTGCTGTGATATGCTTAACTGTTGGCAAGAAGAGGCTCTACTCTGGCTCCACTGACAATTCGATTAGG GTGTGGGACCTCGATTATTTACAATGTATTCATACGCTCAATGGTCATGTTGATGCTGTGACGTCTCTTATTTGCTGGAATGAATATCTACTATCGTGTTCTTTAGACCGGACAATAAAAGTCTGGGCTGCTACTGAAGATGACAATATAGAG GGTGTTGTTGCTGTTTGCGGGATATATGACACAGAAGCCAAACCAGTTTTGCTCTGCTCTTGCAATGACAATACTGTTCACCTATACGATTTACCATC ATTCAAAGAGAGAGGCAGGATATTTTCAAAAGACGAAGTGAGGACAATGGAGATGGGTCCTAATGGTATTTTCTTCACGGGTGATGGAGCAGGATTGCTTAACGTTTGGAAGATAGCTGAATCACATCTAATAGTTCCACAAGTGGCTTAG